Genomic segment of Bacteroidota bacterium:
ATGTTCTTGTGATCGTATAGTTATAATAACCAGCCAGTGCAGGGTTTGCTCCTTGTGTACTTGTTTCTAACTCTGTGATCGTGATGTTATCTGGATCTGCATAGTTGTCTGTTGCACTTGCTACTCCTGTATTTGCTGATGTATTATTATCCTGGCAATTTACAGTTGTGTTTATTGGACAGGTGATGATCGGTGCTGTTAGATCCTGTACAGTGATAACCTGGCTCTGTGTTGAACTATTTCCACAAGCATCGGTTGCTTTCCATGTACGGGTAACTGTGTAGTTATAAAAATTACTGTTAGCCGGGTTAGCGCCTTGTGAGCTTGATTGACCGAGATAAGAAACTACAGGAGCCGGATCAAAATTATCTGTTGCAGTTACTGTTGGAACTGAAGGAAGCGGATCACTGCATCCAATTGTTGTGTTTGCAGGAACATCTACCAATACCGGTGCTGTTTGATCCAATGATAATGTAAAATTATTTGAAGTAACGCTGCCGCCGCAAGGACGTTCAACAATTACATAATAAGTAGCTATATCAGAAGCATCAAGATTGCTTATAGTTAATGTAGAAGTACCTGAACCATCAACCTGGCTATAGTCGCCACCAGTTAAAAGAATATCTGTAACGCCATTTTCTTTATACCATTTGTAATCATATGAACCAATACCCTGACCCGTTACATCAACTCTGAACTTAACAGAATCGCCAACGCATTTTGTTCTGTTGATAGGTTGTAATGTGATTGATGGAGGATCACAGGCTGCTACGGCAAATGAGCTGAACCCTGTAATACCATTAGCTAATGTTGTAGTATTAGTGGGTGTACCAACAACATTGGGATAGGTCCATGTAGAACCGTCGTATTTACCAACCCTAAATGTAGCAACGGTAGCTCCCGGGTCAAGATCAACAGGAGAACCATTTATATAATTAAACGTGACAGCTGCATTTGTAAATACAACGCCATTATTAGTAACTGTCCAGCGTCTGTTTACGCTATTAGCAGGATCAAGTTCTGATGTAGCAATTGAAGGATGATCACCCTGATCAGTTCTTACAACAAGATGAGATGGTGTCGTTACACTTCCCATTGTGATAGAAACAGGTGTGTAATTAGTAGCATCACCAATATCGTATGTACGGGTGAGTACAGAATTTGCAAAAGCTAAACCGAGATTACCATTTATATGTCCTGTAGTACGTGTAACCGTTGCATTCTGCTGCATTGTTACCACATTAGAACCCGCAGTTGTTAATATACTTGCCAAAGCAAGATTGGTATTTACCTGTATATTGTTATTAAGTGTGGTAGTAGCACTCCCTGTTTTTTCTATTGATAACCGCTCAAACTGTTGAGCTGCGCTGGTAGGCACATTAATAGCAGAGTTATTAGCGCCATAAAATCTTAATACAGCATTTCCGCCATTTGTTTTGAAGCCTGCAGAAATATTACTGTTATTGTTAGTCCAGTTGCCACCAACATAAAAATCAGCACCAGCACCAAATCCCATAGTGATCGCACTATTCTGATTGATCAGCACATTACCGGGTACTGTTATTGAATTAAAGAATTGACCCGTTATTGAACCATCATTTATTAAACTAAGATTCCCTGCAATAGCCCTGTTAGCTGCTGCTAACTGAACCCCGGAATTATCAATAATGACATGATGAGGAAAACCCGGGCCGCTTAATGCATTCCATTCTGCACCATTACCAAATGAGAAAGTGGCATTTTTATAGTGAAGGGTTGAACCATTTGCATAAGTTGGTCCATTTGTATTTATTGAAGCAAACTGATTTAATTCAAGAGTACCATTAATTGTTGAAATGGTAGCACCAAAATTAAGTCCCTTAGCAACCTGTACGGTAACTGTATTTCCAAAACCTAATAATGGTATACCGATTCCTGAAACTGTCGTTGCAGGACTTCCATTTGGAAAATAAACAATACCATTACCAGTGCTGTATATAGTTTTTGTTCCTGTTACACTTATTGAGTTACCTGTAATATTCAACGTTTTTCCATTCAAGTTTAAGTTGGCGGTGGATAGGGATAATGCACCACCAACAGTAATATCAGTACCTAATGTTTTATCTGAAGCACCAATTAATGTAAGATTATTAAACGAAGTTGATGAGGATGATGATAACCCGATAGTTTGTGCACCACCTAAGAATGTAACAGTTCCGGTACCAGGCGTAAATGTCCCATTATTTATCCAATTTCCTGGAGGAGATAAATTTCCTCTTATAAAAATCTGTTGATTGGTTGCGTCTAATGTAGTTCCGCTTTCTATAGCAACATTTCCTCTAATTTCAATAGATCCTTCAATTATAACACTTGTTGATATCGTTGCCTTAACAATGGAAATGCTCGGAGCGATATTGGGTGTCACAGCAATATTACTAACCACAAAACTTGGAGAACCTACAGTTGTTGAGGTTCCAAATTGAACTGATCCCCCAGTAATGCTAAATGTAAGTGCAAGATTCCGATAATCACGAGGAGAGCCTGCACCTGTATTTTCATTTTTAAGAATTATTACACCGCCACTCATGGTAAAAGAGGAACTGCTAGAAATATCAAAACTTGGATCAGAAGCCGAAGTATTCCCGACATTTGCAACAGTCAATACTCCACCACTTTGATTATAGTTGATTGCTCCCCCACCACCACTTTGTAGTCCTCCCGAAATAGTCATTGTACCTCCATCAAGCAACAATGACGACCCTGCACCATAAACCAAAGCATTTAATGAAGTAGTCCCAATATTATAAGAGCCGCTTGTAACTTGAATAGAACCTATTAATCCCGGAGTACCACTTTGTGCTGTTACAGTAACATTTGAATTATTTAACCAAATACCTGTGCCCGCCGGTATAGAATAGCCAATCCCGTTAAAAAATGTATTACTGAATGTATAACTGCCCGACATTTTCAGAATACCATCGGTAAGTGTTAGAAATCCTGCTGCTGCCGTAAAACTTGATGAAGAAATTTCAATAATATTATTGTTGGTAATACCAGTATTATTGACTGTTATTAAATTAAAATCAGTTGTTGTTCCTGTCCCGTTTATTGATTGATTAGCTGCTCCAGTAAATTGTACATTCATTGTTGCTGATGCAATGTTTGCATCAAACGTTCCATTATTTATAAGATTTCCTTTTATACTTAAAACGTTTCCACCATTACCTCCGGTTATTAGTGATCTTCCAGAATTAATGGTAATATCACCAGAAATGAACAAAGTTCTATCTGTATTATTATCTCCAATTACTAAACTTCCACTACCCGCTTCTCCTATCGTTAATGATCCAATTGTATTAGCCAGTGTATTTGAGGTATTTAGAGTTATGTTATGACGAATTAAAACATTACCTGCACCAGCACCCTGTCCAGGAAAAACATTTGTTGCTACCCAATTTGTTCCATCAAATCTTTCCCATGTGTTATTTTGAGTCCAACTGTTATTGGCTACAGTTCTATAATCGCCATTAGATGGATCATCCTTAAAATACAGATAAGCTATATACCCGGATGTGTCTCCAGTTGCTTTTAATCTTAATGAATCGTTTGGACAATTACATACAGTCCATGTTGTAGTAAATTCTCCATTTCCATCAGCTATTACATTCCATGGCAGATAAGATGAGTCTGGATTAACTGTATGACAAGGTTGAAAAAGATTTTTAACTCTTAAAGTCACAGTCTCATTTGGTAAAAAACCAGTACCATAAAATGTGGCTGTTGACAAAGGAGGATAATCCTGATAATCACTTGTCACAGTTGCTTGCCCAAAAACATTATTTACAAAAAGAAAAGATATAGCGAGAAGGAAGTTTGTAATAACAAACTTAGCTCTCAGGAGGGATGCGAAGAATTTCATATCGCAGTATAGTTTTAAATGAGAAATGGTGACCTTGTTAATGATGCAATGCATCATCAGTTCATCAGTGGATGGTGGAAGTTAATGTTTGGCAATTCAATGGATAGTGCACATGCAATTAAAGAAATTCATTCATTTCTTTTTCAATTCACGTTGTTCTATACATGTTGATTATTCCAGGTGCGTTTCAGAGATAGAGGATAGTTTTCGGTGCTGTTTGTAGAGTTAGCCAGGTACAAACGGATTGCTAAAGTAGCCGTGTTTTCCGGAATTACCAATAGCTCTCGTAGAATTACTAATCCACATTTTTTTATAATGAACACGAGGATTGTTCACGATCTATTTCAGTGATGCAACAGGTAACGGGTACTTTATTTTATTTATTATTCTCTTTGGTTCTCAGTGGCCTGTATTAACCGGAGTCCGTTAAGTTTGTATCATGAATTCCATTGATGTTTCAACAGGTTACAGTGTTATATCGGACTGGCTGGAAAAAAAAGGCTATCATCCTTTTCTTTTTCAACAGCAGGCCTGGCAACATATCATCAATAGTGAAAGCGGTTTGGTGAATGCACCAACAGGCTGCGGAAAAACCTATTCTGTTTTCCTTGGGGCTATTATTGATTTTATTGATCATCATCCAACTGATTATAAAAAGAAAAAAAACTGTGGGTTGCAATTACTTTGGATCACACCACTCCGTGCTTTAGCAAAAGATATTGGTCGTGCCATGAAAGAAGTGATTGATGAACTAGGAATGAACTGGAAAGTCGGCATCCGCAATGGTGACACAACCACCACTGAACGTAACAAACAGAAAAAGCAAATGCCGGAAGTGCTGATCACTACACCGGAGAGTTTGCATTTACTGCTGGCGCAAAAAAATTATACAGATCATTTTTCTTCCTTAAAAATTATTGCTGTTGATGAATGGCATGAGTTGCTGGGCAGTAAGCGGGGTGTGCAGGTGGAGTTGGCGGTGGCGAGGATTGTCAATGGTCAATGGGCAATGGTGAATGATCAAAAAGGAACAGTCAATTCACAATTCACCACTCACCATTCACCAATTTCCGTTTGGGGAATTTCAGCAACTATCGGAAATCTTGATGAAGCAAAAGATGTTTTGCTATTACCATTGAAAAAAGAAGGAGTGATCGTAAAGGCCACAATGCAAAAAAAGATAGAAGTAGAATCCATTTTTCCGGATGAAATAGAAACCTATCCATGGGCCGGGCATTTGGGTATAAAGCTGGCGGAGAAAGTAATTCCCATTATTCAAAACAGTAAGACCACACTCATCTTCATCAACACAAGAGGAATGAGTGAAACATGGTACCAGAAAATTTTAGATATATGTCCTGAACTGGCTGGCAGTATCGCTTTGCATCATGGTTCTATTGATATGGAAATGCGCAACTGGGTAGAAGAAAATTTACATACAGGAAATTTAAAAGCCGTTGTATGCACAGCAAGTCTTGATCTGGGTGTTGATTTTCGCCCGGTGGAAACAGTGATACAGGTCGGTTCGCCAAAAGGTGTTGCCCGGTTTTTACAACGTGCAGGCCGCAGTGGTCATGCGCCTGATGCGGTAAGTAAAATTTATTTTTTACCAACTCATTCTTTAGAGTTGGCTGAAGCAGCTGCATTGAAAAATGCAATTGCGGAAATGCTGATCGAAAGCCGTGTACCGATGTTGCTTTGTTATGATGTGCTGATCCAGTTCCTCAGTACACTGGCTTTGTCAGATGGTTTTACTCCCGATAAACTGTATGACGAAATAAGATCCACTTTCTGCTATCGTGAAATGGAAAGAGAAGAGTGGGACAAGATCATTCACTTTATCACCACCGGTGGTCATGCCCTGCAGCAATATGATGATTATAAAAAATTTGATGTGGATGAAACTGGTTTATACAAAATAACCAACCGGCGTATTGGCATGATGCACCGCATGAGCATCGGCACCATTGTAAGCGAAGCAATGATGAAAGTACAGTGGATGAGCGGTGGCTACGTAGGTGTGATCGAAGAATATTTTATCAGCCGGCTTGAACCCGGAGAAGTTTTTTCATTGGCAGGAAGAAAGCTTGAACTGGTTTCTATTAAGGACATGACGGCCTATGTAAAAAAATCGAATGCGAAAAAGTCGATTGTGCCGAGCTGGAATGGAGGGAGAATGCCGCTATCGGCGAATCTTGGAAAGAAGTTGCGGGAAACGTTGAACCTGGCAGTAGTGAATGGTGAATTGTCAATGGTGAATAACATGCCCCCGATTCACAATTCACCATTCACCATTCACAATATCCCAATTGAACTTGAAGTATTAAAACCTCTTTTTGAATTGCAGGAAGAACTATCTCATGTGCCGAAGGAAAATGAATTGCTGATCGAACATATAGAAACCGAAGATGGTTATCATTTATTCGTTTATCCGTTTGAAGGCAGGCTGGTGCATGAAGCGATGGCCGCTATTCTTGCTTATCGTATCAGTCGTATTACGCCTATCACTTTTTCATTTGCCATGAATGATTATGGATTTGAACTGCTGAGTGATAAACCAATCCCCGTGGATGATACGAATGTGTATGAATTATTTTCTCCCGATAATTTACTTAGCGATATACAGCGCAGTGTGAATGCAACCGAAATGGCGAAACGGAAATTCCGTGATATCGCTGTTATCGGCGGGTTGATATCACAGGGTTATCCCGGTGAACAGAAAAAAGCAAGACACCTGCAGGCTTCAGCTTCATTACTGTTTAATGTATTCAATGAATATGATGCGCATAATTTATTATTGCGCCAATCCTATAATGAAGTATTTGCGCAGCAAATGGAAGAAGAAAGGCTGCGTGATATGCTGCAGCGTATCCAGCATTCGAATATCGTCATCACTGTTCCGCAGCAACTCACTCCTTTTTGCTTCCCGATAAAAGTAGATAGTATGCGGGAAGACCTGACCTCAGAAAAACTGGAGGACCGCATTAAACGAATGACGATCGATTTATATCATTAATTAATGATGCCTTTTGTTTTTTACGATAAATTTGCCGCTTATGATCGAACATAGCGGAAAATTTCTTCCTTTCAGTATCAACGACCAGCATCTTTGGCTTAGCGCCGATAAAACGATCTTCTGGGAAGAACAAAAAACCCTGATCGTTGCGGATATACATTTCAGTAAGGTGGGCACATTCCGCAAAGCTGGCATCGGCATTACACAAAAGCTTACCGTATCTGACCTGATGACGCTGATGAATATGGTCTATTATTTTAAAACGGAAAGGCTGGTAGTCGTAGGAGATTTTTTTCACAGTAAAGCCAATAAAGAATTGCCGCTTTTTGAAAAATGGCGGAAAGATTTTCCTTCACTTAAAATTGATCTTGTAAAAGGCAATCATGATATCCTTGATAATGGCTGGTACAAAAAAAATCATATTGAAATACACCAACCGCAGCTCATCATCGGGCCTTTTGGTTTTGTGCATGATATTTATGATGTACAGCATCCGCTTACCCGTTATTATTTCTGCGGGCATGAACACCCGGGCATCCGCTTAAGAAGTATCCGTGCAAAAGATTCTGCTATACTTCCTTGTTTTCATTTTACCGGTGGCTATTGTGTGTTGCCTGCTTTCAGTGCTTTCTGCGGCACTTCAACTGTAAAAGCGGCTGCCAATGAAAATATTTTTGCCATTGCAGAAGGTAAAGTGCTGCAAGTGAGTTAAGACTTCTTCTTCTTTTTCCTGAGTTGGTTATAATCTAGGAAATAAATAAAGCGGGCAGTTATCTCGTTGCCATGTGGTATACTAAATACTCCACTCAGGTTATCGAAGTATTTGGGGTTTACAACGCCATCAACTTCTTCGTATTCACCCAACCAGTTTTTATAACCCAGGATCAGGCGGCTGCCAAGACGGAAGTCCCATGTAAAAAATGCATCGAGGTTAAAGAGGTTGAAGTTTTCATCATTACCACCGGGTGGAACAGGATCGGGCCTGTCAATAAAATAGCCTTCGTCATCAATATTATAAAATTTATTGTAGGTCACTTTGCTCCAGTAATGTCTTACACGCAGTGTCAGGTTTTGCCTTGATGTAAAGTTATAAATACCCGTTAGCAGGGTTGTTACATTGGTAACATCTCTGCGGCCGGCAATTGGATCACCATTTGTTTCCCGCATAAATGCATATCCGCGATTATCATTTTCAAAACTTTCATTAGCCTCCAGCCCGAGTGAAAATTTATTACTGAAACGGTACCGGGTACCAACTTCCAAACCATAATATTGGTTATCAAATTCAGGAGTAATTGCATAGATCCCTTCTAAACTGAAAAAGAATTTTTTCCGGCTATCGCTGCTACCACCTAATGTGAAATAATAATTTGCCGGGTAGCGGACAAACATGCCAGGGGTCTGTAACTCAAAGAAATCGCGGTACCAGACGGGATTAATAGCAGTAGTTACGGAAACGTCCCAGAAATTTTTAAACAACCAGAAAGCACGGGTATTGATCTGGTACATCGCATACATACGGGGATCGTAATTGAGATTATACTTCATCGAAAGACTGTAGCTATACG
This window contains:
- a CDS encoding immunoglobulin domain-containing protein, whose product is MMHCIINKVTISHLKLYCDMKFFASLLRAKFVITNFLLAISFLFVNNVFGQATVTSDYQDYPPLSTATFYGTGFLPNETVTLRVKNLFQPCHTVNPDSSYLPWNVIADGNGEFTTTWTVCNCPNDSLRLKATGDTSGYIAYLYFKDDPSNGDYRTVANNSWTQNNTWERFDGTNWVATNVFPGQGAGAGNVLIRHNITLNTSNTLANTIGSLTIGEAGSGSLVIGDNNTDRTLFISGDITINSGRSLITGGNGGNVLSIKGNLINNGTFDANIASATMNVQFTGAANQSINGTGTTTDFNLITVNNTGITNNNIIEISSSSFTAAAGFLTLTDGILKMSGSYTFSNTFFNGIGYSIPAGTGIWLNNSNVTVTAQSGTPGLIGSIQVTSGSYNIGTTSLNALVYGAGSSLLLDGGTMTISGGLQSGGGGAINYNQSGGVLTVANVGNTSASDPSFDISSSSSFTMSGGVIILKNENTGAGSPRDYRNLALTFSITGGSVQFGTSTTVGSPSFVVSNIAVTPNIAPSISIVKATISTSVIIEGSIEIRGNVAIESGTTLDATNQQIFIRGNLSPPGNWINNGTFTPGTGTVTFLGGAQTIGLSSSSSTSFNNLTLIGASDKTLGTDITVGGALSLSTANLNLNGKTLNITGNSISVTGTKTIYSTGNGIVYFPNGSPATTVSGIGIPLLGFGNTVTVQVAKGLNFGATISTINGTLELNQFASINTNGPTYANGSTLHYKNATFSFGNGAEWNALSGPGFPHHVIIDNSGVQLAAANRAIAGNLSLINDGSITGQFFNSITVPGNVLINQNSAITMGFGAGADFYVGGNWTNNNSNISAGFKTNGGNAVLRFYGANNSAINVPTSAAQQFERLSIEKTGSATTTLNNNIQVNTNLALASILTTAGSNVVTMQQNATVTRTTGHINGNLGLAFANSVLTRTYDIGDATNYTPVSITMGSVTTPSHLVVRTDQGDHPSIATSELDPANSVNRRWTVTNNGVVFTNAAVTFNYINGSPVDLDPGATVATFRVGKYDGSTWTYPNVVGTPTNTTTLANGITGFSSFAVAACDPPSITLQPINRTKCVGDSVKFRVDVTGQGIGSYDYKWYKENGVTDILLTGGDYSQVDGSGTSTLTISNLDASDIATYYVIVERPCGGSVTSNNFTLSLDQTAPVLVDVPANTTIGCSDPLPSVPTVTATDNFDPAPVVSYLGQSSSQGANPANSNFYNYTVTRTWKATDACGNSSTQSQVITVQDLTAPIITCPINTTVNCQDNNTSANTGVASATDNYADPDNITITELETSTQGANPALAGYYNYTITRTWKATDPSGNSSTCVQTITVQDVTAPVITCPSNATVNCQDNNTSTATGTATATDNCATGNVTITQSETSTQGANPANSNYYNYTITRTWKATDPSGNSSTCVQTITVQDITAPIITCPGNTTVSCQDDNTSGATGTA
- the pdeM gene encoding ligase-associated DNA damage response endonuclease PdeM; translation: MIEHSGKFLPFSINDQHLWLSADKTIFWEEQKTLIVADIHFSKVGTFRKAGIGITQKLTVSDLMTLMNMVYYFKTERLVVVGDFFHSKANKELPLFEKWRKDFPSLKIDLVKGNHDILDNGWYKKNHIEIHQPQLIIGPFGFVHDIYDVQHPLTRYYFCGHEHPGIRLRSIRAKDSAILPCFHFTGGYCVLPAFSAFCGTSTVKAAANENIFAIAEGKVLQVS
- a CDS encoding ligase-associated DNA damage response DEXH box helicase, with protein sequence MNSIDVSTGYSVISDWLEKKGYHPFLFQQQAWQHIINSESGLVNAPTGCGKTYSVFLGAIIDFIDHHPTDYKKKKNCGLQLLWITPLRALAKDIGRAMKEVIDELGMNWKVGIRNGDTTTTERNKQKKQMPEVLITTPESLHLLLAQKNYTDHFSSLKIIAVDEWHELLGSKRGVQVELAVARIVNGQWAMVNDQKGTVNSQFTTHHSPISVWGISATIGNLDEAKDVLLLPLKKEGVIVKATMQKKIEVESIFPDEIETYPWAGHLGIKLAEKVIPIIQNSKTTLIFINTRGMSETWYQKILDICPELAGSIALHHGSIDMEMRNWVEENLHTGNLKAVVCTASLDLGVDFRPVETVIQVGSPKGVARFLQRAGRSGHAPDAVSKIYFLPTHSLELAEAAALKNAIAEMLIESRVPMLLCYDVLIQFLSTLALSDGFTPDKLYDEIRSTFCYREMEREEWDKIIHFITTGGHALQQYDDYKKFDVDETGLYKITNRRIGMMHRMSIGTIVSEAMMKVQWMSGGYVGVIEEYFISRLEPGEVFSLAGRKLELVSIKDMTAYVKKSNAKKSIVPSWNGGRMPLSANLGKKLRETLNLAVVNGELSMVNNMPPIHNSPFTIHNIPIELEVLKPLFELQEELSHVPKENELLIEHIETEDGYHLFVYPFEGRLVHEAMAAILAYRISRITPITFSFAMNDYGFELLSDKPIPVDDTNVYELFSPDNLLSDIQRSVNATEMAKRKFRDIAVIGGLISQGYPGEQKKARHLQASASLLFNVFNEYDAHNLLLRQSYNEVFAQQMEEERLRDMLQRIQHSNIVITVPQQLTPFCFPIKVDSMREDLTSEKLEDRIKRMTIDLYH